Below is a window of Haloterrigena alkaliphila DNA.
ATGCTGACGGCGACCGACTCCCAGACGATCTCCGGGTTCCTGCAGGAGGAGTTCACCCGCGTCGGGAAGAAGACCGCCGACACGATCATCGACGAGTTCCGAGACCGTCACTTCGGCCGCGAGATGCGCTGGCGACCGCCGGCGAGCCACGAGGACGTCGACCTCGAGGCCGCGGTTTCGGACGCCACGTCGAACAAGGGCGCCGACGCCACGAGCGCTTTCGCCGCGGCCATCGCCGACGCGGTCGACGACCGCGACCGGATCGCCCACCACGAACTCCTCGCGGTCGTCGACTCCGCCGCCGACGACGTCGAAGCCGACCACGGGACGACGTTCGGCGACACCGTCCGCGAGAACGCCGTCGAGGTCGTCTGGCGCGCCCTGATCGACGCTCGAGAAGACGAGGCCGACGCGGAGCGCGAAGACGACGACGCGGCCGCGGAATCCAGACTCGTCGCCGACTGCTACGACCTCGCCGACGAGGCGACGAGCACCCGCAAGGACGACGACGTGATCCACGCCTTCGCCGAGCGGCTCGCGGCCAAGTTCGAGGACGAACTCGAGGCCGGAGACGATGACGAGGGGAACCTGCGCCACCGGCTCACCCACACGCAACTGCGCGCACACGTCGACCGCGCCGCGGACCTCACCGAGGAGTACGACGACGTCTCCTTCGGGGACACCGCCCGCGAGAACGTCGTCGAGGCCCTCTGGGACGTGATGGCGACCGTCCCCGACGACCCGCCGCTCGTTCGCGAACTCAACGAGGATCGCGACGCCACCAGCAATCTCGTCGACGGGATGCGCGCGACCGACATCATGGCGCCGCCGACCCGGTGTCTCGCGCCGATCTCCGAGGACCTCATCACGGCCGGCCTCGAGAAGGAGTTCGACGCGGACTTCTACTCCTCCGCGACCCGCGACGCCGAGGTCCACGGCGGCGACCCGTTCATCGTCGAGGCCGGCATCGCCTACGGCGGCGAACTCGAGGCCGAGGGCGGCGTCAACGTCATGCGATTCGCCAACCGCGTGCCGCTGGTCTACCAGCGCGGCGCGTGTGCGACGACCGACGTGGTCAAGTCCATCGGCTGGCGCAACTACGGACTCGACCAGCCCGGGGGCTCCGGCCTGCCGAAGGGGCCGGCCGTCATCATGATCCACGTCGCCTCGACGAACGTCCCCTTCACCAGCGAATCGAAGGACGCCGTCGCGAACGTGCCGGAGATCGAAGACGAGATCGAGCTCGCCATTCGCGAGGCGGCCCGCGAACTCAAGAGCTACCTCAACAAGCGTCGCTCGATGCAACAGCGCCGGAAGAAACAGAACGTCCTGGGAACGATCCTCCCCGAGATGGCCTCGAAGGTCGCCGAGGTCACCGGCCGCGACGAACCCGACATCGGCGACGCAATCGCCCGGATCATGAACAACGTGCTCGTCGAGCGCGACGTCGAGCAGAACGGCGACGGCCAGGCGGTGTCGGTCGTCGTCGAGAACAACTCGAGTACGAACGAGAGCCTCGAGATCACGGACATCGTCACCGCCGAGCCGACGGACCTCCCCGACGACGCCACCGTCGTCGAGATGGACGGCGAGTGGTTCGTCAAGTGGGAACCCGACGTCTCGAGCGGCGAGGACGCCGCCCTCGAGTACGTGGTGGCCGACGACGCGGAGTACGATCTCGACGTGAAGGGAGTCGAAAGCGAGAAACTCACGGTGTCATCATGAGCGCGCGAATGATGGCTCGTGATGAACGAAGTGAAATCACGGTGAAACAATGAGCGCAGACAACGACCAGCAGGCCAGAGAGCAGTTGATCGACCTCGCGGCACAGTTCTACGACCAGTTCGAACTGGGCGAGATTCCACACATGTCCGTGCCGACGCGGACGAAGAACAACATCGAGTACGACGAAGAGAAGGACGTCTGGGTGTACGGCGACCGGGAGTCGACGCGGTCGGCGAACTCGGTTCGAGGGGCCCGAAAGCTCCTCAAGGCGGTCTACACCATCGAGTTCCTCGCCGAGCAGCTCGAAGAGGATCGCTCGTCGACCCTGCGTGAACTCTACTACCTCTCCGAAAGCTGGGACAACACGGAGGCACAGTTCAACGATCAGGACGAGTCGAACGGGCTGATCGAGGACCTGGAGATCGTCTCCGGCGTCACCCGCGAGGACTTCCACATGCGCCCGGAGGAGTCCGGCGCGAAGGTGATGGGGCCGATCCACATCCGCGAGCAGACCAAGCGCGGCGACCGCGACATCCACTGCCAGCTCGACGTCGGACAGGGCGGGTACCAGATCCCGAACAACCCGGACATGATCGAGTTCCTCGACAACGACGCCGACTTCGTCCTCTGCGTGGAGACCGGCGGCATGCGCGACCGACTCGTCGAGAACGGCTTCGACGAGGAGTACAACGCCATCGTCGTCCACCTCGGGGGCCAGCCCGCACGCGCCACCCGGCGACTGACGAAGCGCTTCCACGACGAACTCGGCCTCCCCGTAGTGGTCTTTACAGACGGCGACCCGTGGTCGTACCGCATCTACGGCTCCGTCGCCTACGGCTCGATCAAGTCGGCCCACCTCTCGGAGTACCTCGCGACGCCCGAGGCGAAGTTCATCGGCATCCAGCCCGCGGACATCGTCGAGTACGACCTGCCGACCGACCCGCTCTCGGACTCGGACGTCAACGCCCTCGAGAGCGAACTCGAGGACCCGCGGTTCCAGACCGACTACTGGGAGGAACAGATCGAACTGCAACTCGACATCGAGAAGAAGTCCGAACAGCAGTCGCTGGCGTCCCACGGCCTGGACTTCGTGACGGATACGTATCTGCCCGAGCGACTCAACGATATGGGCGTCCTTTAGACGCCCCTCGAACTCCCCTCGAACCGTTTTCGCCACCGGAACTCGAGACTCGAGACCGATACCGCGCTCGAGATCGATACTGCAGCCGTCCGTCACCGCCGCCGTCTTCTCACTCTTCGTAATCGTGGCGATGGAGCCAGACCGCACAGCAGACGGCCACGACGCCGGCGAGGGCGCCGATCGCGAACGCGACGCGGTAGCCGGTCTCGGTGTAGACGCGGGCGCCGTTGTGGAACTCGCCGGTCCAGTAGGCGTCGAGCGCCCAGCCCATGATCGTCGGGAAGGTGGCCGCACCGGCGAACGACGCGCCGTTGATCGTCCCGATGGCGATGCCGCTGGCCCGCTCGTCGTACCGGGACTGGATCATCGGGAAGGTGAGCACGAACGACCCGAACAGGCTCCCCGCCAGGAAGAACACCGCGCCGAGGGCGACGAGCGGCGGGTCGCCCGTCGCGGCGACGAAACCGAGAACGGTCGTGTAGACGACCGTGCCGAGGACGATGAATTCGGTATCGCGGTCGAGGTAGTCCGAGAGGCGGCCGAACGTCGGCGGCCCGACGACGAGTCCGATACCGCCGAAGAGCGTGATCGTCGAAGCGGCCGTCACCGAGACGTCGTACGTCTGGACGACGTAGGGGATCCCCCACAGTCCCACGAGCGTCAGATTGATCCCGCCGGTACAGTACAGCATGACGCCGGCGACCCAGGTCCACCGGTCGGAGACGATGCGGGCGGTGAACTCGCGTACCTCCGGGACCGACAGCGTCGACCGCTCGGGCGCGCCCTCGATCTGGGGCAACCCGGCCCGCTCGGCGGAGTCGCGGACGAAAACGAACGTCGCGACCGCGACCGCGAATCCGCCCGCTCCCAGCGCCAATAGCGCCGTTCGCCAGCCCGCGGCCTCGACCGCGACGGCGAACGGGGTCGTCGCGAGGATGCCGCCGA
It encodes the following:
- a CDS encoding MFS transporter, which encodes MSVRSLPGWSSVWSNPYRRRWLLWGILAALYLLVSVYRLSTAVMAGSLMDAFGITGAQLGLLHASFFVVYALMQIPSGILVDRMGARRTATVGAAVMNLGAIWFALAGGYGGGLGGRFLIGLGGSVIFVAMLRFCANWYRADEFGTMNGLCIAVGGIGGILATTPFAVAVEAAGWRTALLALGAGGFAVAVATFVFVRDSAERAGLPQIEGAPERSTLSVPEVREFTARIVSDRWTWVAGVMLYCTGGINLTLVGLWGIPYVVQTYDVSVTAASTITLFGGIGLVVGPPTFGRLSDYLDRDTEFIVLGTVVYTTVLGFVAATGDPPLVALGAVFFLAGSLFGSFVLTFPMIQSRYDERASGIAIGTINGASFAGAATFPTIMGWALDAYWTGEFHNGARVYTETGYRVAFAIGALAGVVAVCCAVWLHRHDYEE
- a CDS encoding DNA topoisomerase VI subunit B translates to MTSFQSTLGDEAGIAEELAENQQAISIAEFFEKNKHMLGFDSGARGLVTAVKEAVDNALDAAEESGILPDIYVEIEEAGDYYRLIVEDNGPGITKESLPKVFGKLLYGSRFHAREQSRGQQGIGISAAVLYSQLTSGKPAKITSRTQGSSEAEYFELIVDTDSNEPEISVEETTSWDRPHGTRIELEMEANMRARQQLHDYIKHTAVVNPHARLELREPQEHFKFERATDQLPEETEEIRPHPHGVELGTVMKMLTATDSQTISGFLQEEFTRVGKKTADTIIDEFRDRHFGREMRWRPPASHEDVDLEAAVSDATSNKGADATSAFAAAIADAVDDRDRIAHHELLAVVDSAADDVEADHGTTFGDTVRENAVEVVWRALIDAREDEADAEREDDDAAAESRLVADCYDLADEATSTRKDDDVIHAFAERLAAKFEDELEAGDDDEGNLRHRLTHTQLRAHVDRAADLTEEYDDVSFGDTARENVVEALWDVMATVPDDPPLVRELNEDRDATSNLVDGMRATDIMAPPTRCLAPISEDLITAGLEKEFDADFYSSATRDAEVHGGDPFIVEAGIAYGGELEAEGGVNVMRFANRVPLVYQRGACATTDVVKSIGWRNYGLDQPGGSGLPKGPAVIMIHVASTNVPFTSESKDAVANVPEIEDEIELAIREAARELKSYLNKRRSMQQRRKKQNVLGTILPEMASKVAEVTGRDEPDIGDAIARIMNNVLVERDVEQNGDGQAVSVVVENNSSTNESLEITDIVTAEPTDLPDDATVVEMDGEWFVKWEPDVSSGEDAALEYVVADDAEYDLDVKGVESEKLTVSS
- a CDS encoding DNA topoisomerase IV subunit A is translated as MSADNDQQAREQLIDLAAQFYDQFELGEIPHMSVPTRTKNNIEYDEEKDVWVYGDRESTRSANSVRGARKLLKAVYTIEFLAEQLEEDRSSTLRELYYLSESWDNTEAQFNDQDESNGLIEDLEIVSGVTREDFHMRPEESGAKVMGPIHIREQTKRGDRDIHCQLDVGQGGYQIPNNPDMIEFLDNDADFVLCVETGGMRDRLVENGFDEEYNAIVVHLGGQPARATRRLTKRFHDELGLPVVVFTDGDPWSYRIYGSVAYGSIKSAHLSEYLATPEAKFIGIQPADIVEYDLPTDPLSDSDVNALESELEDPRFQTDYWEEQIELQLDIEKKSEQQSLASHGLDFVTDTYLPERLNDMGVL